The DNA region CTATGTACATATTCCAAAATCTATTAATGAGCTTATATTGTTTTATAAAGACCAGGAGGTTAATAAGTTCGCTGCGGTACTTGAGGAGCACTGGTACTTGAGGAGTCTAGTGGGTTGTGCACGCTTTTCTTGTCGCACTCAGGTAGATCACCACTGCCAATTAACAAACTAATCATACATAATACTTACATATGTCTCAATATACTGTTCCTCAAGCGGAACCTCTTCTGGCATATGTCGCACTGGTACTTGAGGAGCCTGGTGTGCACGGTGGCGTGCAGGTCGAGCGCGGCCTGCGTGATGAACCGGCGCTCGCACGCGGCGCACGAGTAGCGCAGCGTCTCCGGGTTGTGCACGCTTTTCTTGTGCACGCTAAGGTGGATCACCACTGCCAATTAACAGACTAATCATTTATACAAATAAACCACAAGGGCACTtgtacatgtcaacattacacaaatattaacaattgaaaatattcatttgtaGTGAACAGTCTGGATTTGTCAGGTACGCAATCAAATATCCTCTCCCGAATTTCGGCGATATAATAAAACTATTGATTAAAGATGTAAAAAGTGTGAGTGTTGTATTGGAACTAAAATACTACACTtactcccttattcataaacttactctaaagttatcacgccgataaagtttgtttgtccttttctatcacaccaatatgtcggaaagggacaaacgaactttatcggcttgataactttagtgtaggtttatgaataaggagttTAATATATATGTGTATTTAACAGTGAGCATAGCTTTGTTTGTTCAGTATTTTActctttttcttattttgtttttctaatttatttattgcattgCACAGATCTACTGCACGACAGACTCAGCTGGGTAAAAATTCATGcctgtttcataaaaatcagtCTAAGATAGTGATGGAAATTTCTTATGCTAAATGACACTTTATGTAATTTATGCTGCCTCGTGACATGGTGGATCTTAAAGGTAAGTAGCCTTTAAGATCCACCATGTCACGACGAATAAGAGATTCTTATGCTTACTTTTATCACAAATATCGCATTTAGATTTCACACCTAAATGTGTGTTCTTGTAATGTTGTTTCAGGCTTGTTTTATTGATAAAGAGTTTGGGGCAGGAGTCACACGGCATCAGCTCCCGCTCCTCCTTCGGCTGATGCTGGACCGCATGCTTCTTGAGATTACGGAATGACTTGCCACACTCTTTACACATTTCAAGGTTTTGTTGCCGTTTTCTAGACTCAACTTTCTTGGGAGGTACAGGTTTTTGATACActggtataaaaaaaagttattatgATTAAGTACTTTCTATACAAtggattaataactttattaaGAATTAATATATTCTTAATAAAGTTATTATGAAATTTGTTCTTGAAATCATCTGCACTAGCATGCAAAGCCTTATTTGAACATTTTTAGATTCAGTTGGTTGTGAATTGAAAACAGAGACTCTACATACCTTGCGATGCATCTTCATTGGCTGCATCTACTCCTAAATactcatcattgtttatttcgatttctattttaatttctttttcttCTAGATTTGAAAAACATTCATCAGCATCTAAATCATTCTCTTGTTTAATTCTGTTTTCATCATCATACCCAGATGCAGTCTCAGGTTCCAACTTTATTCTTGAGTTCAGAGACTTTAAATATGAATCATTTTTCAGAGATGTTGTTTTAAAGTTGTAAAACGATACGATTTTTGTATAACACTGGCTGCATAAATGTCTTGTTATTTTAGAGTCGTGTGTCACCTGTGAGAAGAGCGGCATATGAATATCATGTACGAATGTAGACGCATGTGAGAAATACCCCAAACACGATTATTTACCTTGATATCCAAGCAAAACAGCATAATTTCGAAATAGTTTTTGTTGGTCTCATTTATGCCCTTTTCCAGCTCCGATATATGTTTGTCTGCTGGAGTTTCGAGGCAGGTTCTACACATGTTCATAATGTTTTCGTTGCTcactatataatatacaaataaaacaacaatagTTATTAATATTTACTCAGCATCAAAGCCAATGATCAACATTTCATTTTATTCaggtttgacattgacagtagGGTTTGCGTTTTGTTACCACTATTTTCAATATTGGACATAATGGTGCTTGCACGCGAGGTGTACTTTCATTTTGAGCACGCTTGATAACTGCATGGGGAGACAAGTTTGTATTGAATTGGAGACGTGAAAATTGGATATATTGTCGAAGCCAGAGGCAAAGagtattgaatcactacgtgCCAGGGGTATGATGACAACGGGATATAAAATAATGTTGTACAAATAAGGTTTcagtttttttaattcaaattatttaataaataatattacctACATGCTAAATTTGTGCTTGTCACCTACCACCTATAGATTAACAACGAAAACATGGAAAGGTCCTGCTGGAAAGCGCCGACAAAGAAAACCAAATGCACGCTGGGATGTGGACATCAAAAAAATCGCCGGACCAAACTGACAAAAAATTGCTCAAGACCGACAAAAATGGCTAGCTTTGGAAGAGGCCTTCACCTAAGGGGTTCCTGTTTATCAAAAGATATAATTGTAAacttacttaaaatataaatgtaatcactaacaaaaaactaaattagaACTAGAGAAAAAAAACTAACAATTACTAACAATTTTCAATCGATTTCATTGTTAAAGTAAAACTTCTAAtaaaaactaactattttggctccgaaacgagagatcgccacctatcccgatcctgcgcagcctcttgccagtcactgacttgaaaccgacgcagatccgccaccacactgtcctcccagcgatacctgggtcgacccgccggacggccaccagccaAGTCAGTGACCGAACGTAAACAACCGATATTGGGTTCGGCCACTAACTCCTCGATCTCGGCATTATTCCGgatcctccaggtgccatcgtCTTTCTGAATAGGTCCCAGGATTTTGCGAAAAATCTTTCTCTCCACTACCAGGAGCCGACTTTCTTCTTTCAGTGTTAGTGTATATCTCCACATGAAACttttaatgcgacttccaaATTGGTCGAGTTAAACGTTATGGTTACTGAGCCAGAGTAACGGTTTTCAATAATATAGGCCTTCTATCTTAATAAGGTACAGTAGTCTAGAAGAGAGGTGCATCAAATGGTTACCTATTTACGTCGACTGGCTGTTAGTGTCGGTGGCTAGGCGGTGTCTATGACGGAGTCATAAGACAGAGGTaccaggttcgattcccggcacaGGTGtactttttgtatgtttttcgtttgtttgtttgtattagaagtttcacttcttacgcgcagagggactccacgcactatttttCTGTAATATGATCCGGGTCGTCTGGCCTGGGAACGATACTACCTAATGATATATCGTGGGACTTTTGCTCTGAATGTGTTTATTTTTACTCCCTATGTGGGCCTCCACAACCATCAGCAATCCGGTTTGACGTCCGGCTCGACTTGTCCGTGTTTCTTGTGCGCCGTGAACTCGTGTCTGTTGCGGTGGTCGGAGCGGCCGAAGCGCACGCCGCAGAACGCGCACGGGTAGCGCTTCTCCTTCGTGTGACTCACCATGTGCGCCCGAAGATTCCTGGAATAATAGTgggatatatttaaaaataactcctTTGTATTATTGTTCAAAGCGAGTCAACCGATAATGCAAATATTCGAAATAAAGACCCACTAGAGCACAATGCAATTCTGTTAAGGAAGTTTTAAGTATGAAGCAACTAAGTGCTGGAATAGTATTCCTACACCAGCACAGACTTTAAAATATCTTACTACGGTAAATTCACTAAATTATGCTGAGTCGAGCTCGAGCCCCTTTTAACaacacattcgcgaatttctgacTGGTGCCTtcaggcattaagtccgccatttgtacttttttttatctataaataaataGCAATAGGCTGGTTTTAGAGTCACTCGGACCGATATGTacggactaatatgtattaagttcagggagcgttttagagtggcGCGAACGGGTTCGCGCGGACGACAAAATCAACTTCATATAAATTAGCCGCGCGGATcagtccgcgtgacactaaaaccagccttctggtgcgttcattcagcccatCGAAAGCCTGGTGAATATACCCAGAAACCGCCGAAAGCTCATGTTGCTACAGCGTGCACGGGATAGTTCTTGACGTCAGCTGGTCGAGCATGGTGTGCCCTCTGGCTACTTCGCTTGCTTGAGCAGAACGAGAGAGGCCGCATTCATGCAGATGAATGGACGTTCGTTGGTGTGCAGATCTATGCATTAGCATGAATTTAGATTCGAACTCTGCCCTGTAGGTATAGAActtgcaaaaaaatatataatggtGTTGGTAATAAAATGCCATCAAACTAACAATTACTCTATTCTCTGtctattaaattaaatgatcagaaaataaaaatatgattactTACGTCACGTCTGTTACTTGAAAGCTACTTTAAAGATGCAAGAACAATGCAGCAACAGTTAAGTTTACCTTAAATGTTCGTATCTAGTTTATTTTTGCTGAAGAAGGCTCCATTACCAAAATTCACATTGATGACTCTTTCTcctttttcatgttttacttGCCGTACTgcaaataaacataaacattcgtCAAATTGTTAAACAATGTTAATAGAGCGAAAATATTACCAATGGTAGGAGCGGCTtaatacatgcatacatacaatcacctGTTTCCCAGAAGTTGGCAGAGATCACGCAGATTTTCATTTACTATTTTATTTCCGTTTGTTAATGTGGTTAAGAATTATGGAAGGTGGCATATTGTGAACGTCAAATCAGTTAGCCTTCTGTAATTGTACTCaatatatatattctgtgctaaacATCTGTTACCactaattaaattttgaaaaaatctcccGAGCGTAGTGGATGGTACTTTCTTGAAACGCTAGAAGAACACTCCAAACTAATTCGGCTTTAAAAAAATCGGTTCAATCGCACTCGGAGCTAGACGCCGACAGGCAGACCAGACAGGCACACGTCAAAAGTCTACCTAACTCCAGTCGTTTTGTGGTGGggttaaaatgaaaatataatgtAGATTTACCGAGATGACCTGGCAAGGCCACACTCTAGCGACCGTGCCTCACTAGTGGCACCGCGAGAAGGTCTTGCTCCAGGAACTTCTTGCTGCTGATCACACTGGTGCTGGTGATCGCGTCATGAGATGGGCAGCATGTGCGAGCAGTGAGCACGGATATGATATCAACGGCGGCCACACTCTACGGCGAGGCCGTACTCTTTTCACTGGGCGCCCATGAAAGGAGAAGATCTCCGCTCCAGGAACTTCTTGCCTGACACACCTTTCGTCACTGGTAGTCGTTCGCGTGTGGTTAAGAGCTATGTACGCGGTGGAGGCACGGACTTTGTGATATAACGCGGCGGCTTCGCCTCACAAACGTGGGCGCTCCTGGTGGCGCGAGAAGATATTGCTCCGGAACTTCTTCACCGCGAATATCGCACTGGTGCCACCAATGTTAACCCGTGTGGTTCAGCATGTGCGCGGTGAGCACGGACTGTGATATGGCAATACCTCTGACGGTATGCTCATGGTGGCGCGCGAGGAAGATGCTTGCTCCGAACTTCGCAGGCGCACTGGTTGGTGGTCGCGCGTGTGATTAAgcatgtgatgaacacagactGTGATAACGGCGACCTCTGGGCGGGCGCGCACTCACGCTGGTGGCGCACGAGGAAGGTCTTGCTCCGGACTTCACATGCCCGCAGTCGCACTGGTGCTGGTAGTCGCCCGTGCATGGTTCAGCATGTGCGCGGTGAGCACGGACTGTCGATATCAACGCGGCAGCCACACTCTAGGTGGTGTCACCTCACTGGTGGCGCGCGAGGAGAGGTCTTGCTCCGGAACTTCTTGCCGCAGGCGCACTGGTGCCGGTAGTCGCGCGTGTGGTTAACGTGCGCGGTGAGCACGGACTGTGATATAACGCGGCGGGCCACACTCTGAAGCAAGCGTGGCATCTCTTCGGGAGTGCATACGGAGCTTGTGCAGCGCACCAGGGACACTACCTCTGGAACAAGATACAAATGTTTACCTCTATTCGTAAAAAAATTTCATATACACTGTGGTAGTGGTACATgtatgaactctcaataaatattgatcattggtttaaataggccaaatgtgAGGCTAGAGAGACCTTTTCCTTATGACATTTACCCGTATTGACCCTTACCTAATTCAGGTTTATAAAGCGTTCATGAATAGTTCTTCTTTATGGTTTGGGATCCGGCACTGAAGTCGCGGTAAAGTCATGTGTTTTGGGACTCTGCACGAATCGCAAACTTTTCCAGTCAAAAGCCAGCCACAGTCTAAGCGTAGCGAACCATTCGGGACAATGCGATACCAGGCCTGacttagacggcgtgcgaactcgtgAGTCACGACTGCATTGCGTGTTCATTAGAACTACAACAAATTAAAGGAtttatgcatatatcgggaaagcaAGACTGATTTGGATGCTAGGTTATCAAACTTGGACTTGCGTCGTGAGATGATAGAATGTGCATAAAATAGTGACTCGTATTTACTCTTGCACGCGGATTGTAGCCtttatgcgattttag from Leguminivora glycinivorella isolate SPB_JAAS2020 chromosome 14, LegGlyc_1.1, whole genome shotgun sequence includes:
- the LOC125233387 gene encoding zinc finger protein 501-like is translated as MNMCRTCLETPADKHISELEKGINETNKNYFEIMLFCLDIKVTHDSKITRHLCSQCYTKIVSFYNFKTTSLKNDSYLKSLNSRIKLEPETASGYDDENRIKQENDLDADECFSNLEEKEIKIEIEINNDEYLGVDAANEDASQVYQKPVPPKKVESRKRQQNLEMCKECGKSFRNLKKHAVQHQPKEERELMPCDSCPKLFINKTSLKQHYKNTHLGVKSKCDICDKMVIHLSVHKKSVHNPETLRYSCAACERRFITQAALDLHATVHTRLLKYQCDICQKRFRLRNSILRHIRDFHQKEKNHKCELCNKAFFGIVSFKRHLESHSNERQYKCAECDKSFKTLEYLRKHSRITHSDVKNFACQLCGKSFKRSSDRNTHMRTHTGEKPYPCRHCDSSFRQTSARKRHEQVMHGVLNTN